A genomic segment from Malaclemys terrapin pileata isolate rMalTer1 chromosome 1, rMalTer1.hap1, whole genome shotgun sequence encodes:
- the LOC128832587 gene encoding olfactory receptor 51G2-like, with protein sequence MSAVNDTKFNSAVFLLTGIPGKEDVHLWISIPFCLMYVISIVGNSVILFIIKTDPSLHEPMYIFLSMLAITDLGLSISTMPTTLGIYLFNSREISLDACFSQLFFIHMLECIESSVLLLMAFDRFIAICDPLRYASILTLPRIDKMGLVCVLRGVAIMLPLPFLLQQFQYCQSNVLSHCYCINQDVMKLACSDIRINSIYGLSVTLLTEGLDSLLIFLSYVMILKTVLSITSHVECLRALNTCVSHLCAVLLFYTPMIGLSVIHRWGKGTSSLIKILLGYISLLVPPLMNPIVYSVKSKHLRVRIIRMFIK encoded by the coding sequence atgtcagctgtcaatgacaccaaattcaattctgcagtgttccttctcacTGGGATACCTGGTAAGGAAGACGTCCATCTCTGGATCTCTATCCCCTTCTGCTTAATGTATGTTATTTCCATAGTAGGgaattcagtcattctgttcattataaaaacagacccgagcctccatgagcccatgtacattttcctttccatgttggccaTCACAGACCTTGGCTTATCGATATCGACCATGCCGACAACACTGGGCATATACTTGTTTAACTCTAGAGAGATCAGCCTCGATGCCTGTTTTTCCCAACTGTTCTTCATCCACATGCTTGAATGCATTGAATCCTCTGTGCtcttgttgatggcctttgaccgcttcatCGCAATCTGTGACCCGCTGAGATATGCTTCCATCTTAACCCTGCCAAGAATTGACAAGATGGGACTGGTGTGTGTGCTAAGAGGGGTGGCTATAATGCTCCCACTCCCTTTTCTCCTTCAACAGTTCCAATATTGTCAAtccaatgtcctctcccattgcTACTGTATAAACCAGGATGTCATGAAGCTGGCTTGTTCAGATATCAGAATAAACAGCATCTATGGCTTGTCTGTTACACTCTTGACGGAGGGTCTGGACTCGCTGCTCATCTTtctctcttatgtgatgatcctcaaaacagtgctgagcatcACCTCCCACGTGGAGTGTCTTagggccctgaacacctgcgtCTCCCACCTTTGCGCCGTCCTGCTCTTCTATACGCCAATGATCGGCCTGTCTGTGATACACAGATGGGGGAAGGGCACTTCTTCCTTGATTAAGATTCTCCTGGGCTACATCTCCCTGCTTGTCCCACCCCTGATGAACCCAATCGTGTACAGCGtaaaaagcaaacaccttcgtgTGAGGATAATCAGGATGTTCATCAAGTGA